A window of the Paenibacillus woosongensis genome harbors these coding sequences:
- a CDS encoding ABC-F family ATP-binding cassette domain-containing protein: protein MSLLTVENVSHNFGDRTLFKNVSFRLLAGEHVGLVGANGVGKSTLMNILTGQLLKDEGKVEWTPKVRYGYLDQHTRLTPGKTVRDILKDAFLPLLELEKEMMEITEKMADASPEELELLLEQMGEIQEQLDIGDFYLIDVKVEEMANGLGLSAIGLDRDVSTLSGGQRTKVLLAKLLLEKPNVLLLDEPTNYLDVEHIQWLTNYLQNYPYAFILISHDTEFMNKVVSVIYHLEFAKLTRYSANYEKFLEMADINKNQHIEAYEKQQEFIKKQEDFIQRNKARYSTSGRAKSREKQLDRLERIDKPEEAAKPVFGFKESRASGKTVFEGIDFEIGYTHALLPKMSMTIERGEKIAIVGCNGVGKSTLLKTILGKIPPISGKTYQGDFLYPAYFEQEVRPGNGTPIDDVWNEFPHLNQHEVRAHLARCGLKNDHITRQLKALSGGEQAKVRLCKLMMRETNWILFDEPTNHLDVAAKEELKRALKEFKGTVLLVSHEPDFYEDWVTKVWDVEQWSTK from the coding sequence ATGAGTTTATTAACTGTAGAGAACGTCTCCCACAATTTCGGGGACCGTACTTTGTTTAAGAATGTCTCATTTCGCTTGTTGGCCGGTGAGCATGTCGGCCTGGTTGGGGCAAACGGCGTAGGCAAGTCCACATTAATGAATATTTTGACCGGACAGCTCCTGAAGGATGAAGGCAAGGTCGAATGGACGCCGAAGGTACGGTATGGATACCTCGATCAGCATACGAGGCTGACACCTGGCAAGACGGTTCGAGATATATTGAAGGATGCATTTCTTCCGCTGTTGGAGCTGGAGAAGGAAATGATGGAAATTACGGAGAAAATGGCCGATGCCTCGCCCGAGGAGCTAGAGCTGCTGCTGGAGCAGATGGGCGAAATTCAGGAGCAGCTGGATATCGGCGATTTCTATTTGATCGACGTGAAGGTTGAGGAAATGGCGAACGGGTTAGGATTGTCCGCGATCGGCCTTGACCGCGACGTCTCGACTCTAAGCGGGGGGCAGCGGACGAAGGTGCTTCTGGCCAAGCTGCTGCTGGAGAAGCCGAACGTCCTGCTGCTTGACGAGCCGACGAACTATTTGGATGTGGAGCATATCCAATGGCTCACGAACTATTTGCAGAACTATCCGTACGCCTTTATTCTCATTTCGCATGATACCGAGTTCATGAATAAAGTCGTCAGCGTCATTTATCATTTGGAATTTGCCAAACTGACGCGTTATTCGGCGAATTATGAGAAGTTCCTGGAAATGGCTGACATCAACAAAAATCAGCATATTGAGGCTTACGAGAAACAGCAGGAGTTTATCAAGAAGCAGGAAGATTTCATACAACGCAACAAAGCGCGGTATTCTACTTCCGGCCGGGCGAAGAGCCGGGAGAAGCAGCTGGATCGTCTGGAGCGGATCGACAAGCCCGAGGAAGCCGCTAAGCCGGTTTTCGGCTTTAAAGAATCGAGAGCGAGCGGAAAGACGGTATTCGAAGGCATCGACTTTGAAATCGGCTATACGCATGCGCTGCTGCCTAAAATGTCGATGACGATTGAGCGTGGCGAGAAAATCGCGATCGTCGGCTGTAACGGCGTCGGCAAATCCACGCTGCTAAAGACGATTCTTGGCAAGATTCCGCCGATTAGCGGCAAAACGTATCAGGGGGACTTCCTGTATCCGGCATATTTCGAGCAAGAGGTACGCCCAGGAAACGGCACGCCGATTGATGATGTATGGAATGAGTTTCCGCATCTGAACCAGCATGAAGTAAGGGCGCATTTGGCGCGCTGCGGCTTGAAGAACGATCACATCACCCGCCAGCTTAAAGCGCTGAGCGGTGGCGAGCAAGCCAAGGTACGGCTGTGTAAGCTGATGATGCGCGAGACAAACTGGATATTGTTCGATGAGCCGACGAACCATCTGGACGTAGCGGCCAAGGAGGAACTGAAGCGTGCGCTGAAGGAGTTCAAGGGGACGGTGCTGCTCGTATCTCACGAACCCGACTTTTACGAAGATTGGGTAACGAAGGTTTGGGACGTCGAGCAGTGGTCCACGAAATAA
- a CDS encoding ABC transporter permease, whose translation MNNASSALKVAAGIFLTIALITIVVILFVSAQEATKTAQNNFSDIQTELSQASFTVYDDTTVSGSQVTNALRKFKDREQFGIQVKTGKNQNGQWYGNMLRVGNHVPIEDFGAVISDKVGNINNSWNEILDEYVNPSGKFKAKVIKDNSNVVRGIIFTQTTVLASP comes from the coding sequence ATGAATAATGCTTCATCCGCATTAAAAGTTGCAGCCGGCATTTTCCTGACGATTGCGCTTATTACAATTGTGGTTATTTTGTTCGTATCCGCGCAAGAGGCCACCAAAACGGCGCAGAACAATTTCTCGGATATCCAGACCGAACTGTCGCAGGCGTCGTTTACGGTTTACGATGATACGACCGTCAGCGGATCACAGGTAACGAATGCTCTCAGAAAGTTCAAGGACCGGGAGCAATTCGGAATCCAGGTGAAGACCGGAAAAAATCAGAATGGCCAGTGGTACGGCAATATGCTTCGTGTGGGCAACCATGTGCCGATTGAAGATTTCGGAGCCGTCATTAGCGATAAGGTCGGCAACATCAACAATTCTTGGAACGAAATACTGGATGAATATGTCAATCCGAGCGGCAAGTTCAAAGCAAAAGTAATTAAAGATAATTCGAACGTTGTGAGAGGAATTATTTTTACGCAGACGACTGTGCTCGCATCCCCTTAA
- a CDS encoding ATPase, T2SS/T4P/T4SS family: MTQFANLLGILCVLLLGIAYVWIKALSVEKTPAQSAFHEESAPIDTLVAYVKKQLHELSRAQLNDWGMSEDAWQRKLKSRAELRKALRGCTWGDRGDKRYVKSYIKDLLIKGCGVNEQTIGKYIPFHHRERLTSQDRFEIVLYLYAQRFGDKALAMLIETYRLDEPKQANGHDDAAYYDINSEDIDEVFYAEYRELAFREKLDILVQRVYQQYKGFSVVDEIKEQRIDGFSGGVNGIAAMDDDWGSLGSGPQFGWESRGETDDEDGHAKSWIWESVWIFYMGKSIRLSFMSFGEEAELKRVCQNIYKYNLPGQLTEANGYKVNEMKDGSRVVVVRPPFAESWAFFVRKFDLRSAALEQLIVGEDAELPIGLLKFLMKGSRITSITGSQGSGKTTMLMALVKYIYPTYTLRVQEMSFELNLRKLYSNRNIMTFRETEYVSGQAGLDLQKKTDGTVNILGEVATDDVASWMIQMAQVASLFTLFTHHAKTFRDLIESLRNSLLKTGVFRDEQIAERQVVSVIDFDVHLRKDMSGQRYIEKITECDRQKQGYRERVVLEYRDGTYIPVEPISLSMRQEMAGEMTTEDSAAFARFLDRYWREEIGA, encoded by the coding sequence GTGACCCAATTTGCCAACCTGCTCGGTATATTATGCGTCCTGCTGTTGGGTATCGCCTACGTTTGGATCAAAGCCCTCTCCGTAGAGAAGACCCCCGCCCAATCGGCATTTCATGAAGAGTCCGCTCCAATAGATACGCTTGTTGCCTATGTAAAGAAACAGCTTCATGAATTGAGCAGGGCTCAACTGAATGATTGGGGCATGAGCGAGGACGCCTGGCAGCGTAAGTTAAAGAGCCGCGCAGAGCTTCGGAAAGCGCTTCGGGGCTGCACCTGGGGCGACCGGGGTGATAAAAGGTACGTGAAATCCTATATTAAGGATTTGCTGATCAAGGGCTGCGGTGTCAATGAGCAGACGATCGGCAAGTATATCCCTTTCCACCATCGCGAACGGCTGACGTCCCAGGACCGGTTCGAAATTGTCTTGTATTTGTATGCTCAGCGCTTCGGCGATAAGGCTTTAGCGATGCTGATTGAGACCTATCGACTTGATGAGCCCAAGCAGGCGAATGGACATGATGACGCTGCCTATTACGATATTAACAGCGAGGATATCGACGAGGTGTTTTATGCCGAATACCGGGAGCTTGCCTTTCGGGAGAAGCTGGATATTCTCGTACAGCGCGTCTATCAGCAGTATAAAGGCTTTTCGGTGGTAGACGAGATTAAGGAGCAGCGGATTGACGGGTTCAGCGGGGGAGTGAACGGCATTGCTGCTATGGATGATGACTGGGGTTCCTTGGGATCCGGCCCCCAGTTTGGCTGGGAAAGCCGTGGAGAAACGGACGATGAAGACGGTCATGCAAAATCCTGGATATGGGAAAGCGTCTGGATTTTTTATATGGGCAAAAGCATTCGTCTGTCCTTCATGAGTTTCGGGGAAGAGGCGGAACTCAAGCGGGTTTGCCAGAACATATATAAATACAATTTACCTGGCCAGCTAACCGAGGCTAACGGTTATAAGGTCAATGAAATGAAGGATGGCTCCCGGGTTGTCGTCGTTCGGCCGCCCTTTGCCGAATCATGGGCCTTCTTCGTCCGGAAGTTCGATTTGCGCAGCGCAGCGCTGGAGCAGCTTATTGTCGGGGAAGATGCCGAATTGCCGATAGGCTTGCTCAAATTTCTGATGAAAGGCAGCAGGATTACGTCGATTACCGGCTCCCAGGGCTCCGGCAAAACGACGATGTTAATGGCCTTGGTGAAGTACATTTATCCCACCTATACTTTGAGGGTTCAAGAGATGTCCTTTGAACTGAACTTGCGCAAGCTGTACAGCAATAGAAATATTATGACGTTCCGGGAGACGGAGTATGTGTCGGGGCAGGCCGGGTTGGATTTGCAGAAGAAGACGGACGGTACCGTGAATATACTTGGCGAAGTGGCCACCGATGATGTAGCGTCCTGGATGATTCAGATGGCCCAGGTGGCCAGCCTGTTCACCCTGTTTACCCATCATGCCAAAACGTTTCGCGATCTGATCGAATCGCTGCGCAATTCCTTGCTTAAGACAGGCGTATTTCGTGATGAACAGATAGCGGAACGGCAGGTCGTCAGCGTAATTGATTTCGATGTCCATTTGCGGAAGGATATGTCCGGCCAGCGGTATATCGAAAAAATAACGGAGTGCGACCGCCAGAAGCAAGGTTACCGTGAAAGGGTGGTGCTGGAATACCGGGACGGAACATATATCCCTGTCGAGCCAATCTCCCTGAGCATGAGACAGGAAATGGCCGGAGAAATGACGACAGAGGACAGTGCGGCTTTTGCACGTTTTCTGGATCGTTACTGGAGGGAAGAGATTGGAGCTTAG
- a CDS encoding SAF domain-containing protein — protein MSRLRQRTKQLMIAGLAGAGIVGLLFAGYAIYQARQVHHMRTSLVQEYESKIQELKEEKERRSVSGWVLARDISAGHPIRSEDLRRVELPADSVPANFMKSKEEIAGKSVKIALTSQTLLTPGLLYADEPTPHDLRWREMGFVQLPAALQKHDVVDVRIQFPTGQDYILLSKKKIEQLNGGLVTVTLNEMEILSLSSAVVDAYLHKASIYALAYVEPQLQAKAIPTYPANKAVLELIKKDPNIVSRAEHALSHSTRQILEADLSVLSPQNAVEFAGRHADRNAEAASSGDSFEMVPNTY, from the coding sequence ATGTCCAGATTGAGGCAGCGGACAAAGCAGTTGATGATTGCCGGATTGGCGGGCGCAGGAATTGTTGGTCTCCTGTTTGCCGGTTATGCCATATATCAAGCGAGGCAGGTTCATCACATGAGAACTTCTCTTGTTCAAGAGTATGAGAGCAAAATTCAGGAGCTTAAAGAGGAGAAAGAACGCCGATCGGTATCCGGATGGGTGCTTGCCCGGGATATCTCCGCGGGACATCCTATCCGTTCTGAGGATTTAAGAAGAGTGGAGCTTCCCGCGGACAGCGTGCCCGCCAATTTCATGAAGTCTAAAGAAGAAATCGCCGGAAAAAGCGTCAAGATTGCCTTGACGTCACAGACGCTGCTAACACCCGGGTTATTGTACGCGGACGAGCCTACGCCCCATGATCTGCGCTGGAGGGAAATGGGCTTTGTCCAGCTTCCCGCCGCGCTTCAGAAGCATGACGTCGTAGACGTGCGCATTCAATTCCCGACTGGTCAAGACTATATTCTGCTGTCCAAGAAGAAAATTGAGCAGTTGAACGGGGGCTTGGTGACGGTAACGCTGAATGAAATGGAAATATTGTCCCTTTCCAGTGCGGTTGTGGATGCGTATTTGCATAAGGCTTCAATATACGCGCTTGCATACGTGGAGCCGCAGCTGCAGGCAAAGGCCATCCCGACTTACCCGGCAAACAAGGCCGTATTGGAACTGATTAAGAAAGACCCCAATATTGTTTCACGGGCCGAGCATGCTTTATCCCATTCCACAAGGCAAATATTAGAAGCTGATTTGTCCGTCTTGTCGCCCCAGAATGCAGTGGAATTCGCAGGGCGCCACGCCGATCGAAACGCAGAGGCAGCGTCTTCCGGCGATAGTTTCGAGATGGTGCCTAATACGTATTAA
- a CDS encoding serine/threonine protein kinase gives MPLIEVLAAGEIIAGRYRIERMIGAGGMSRVYLVSDLKLPGKVWAMKVVAPAMHFNISLEEEAALLIALDHPRLPRIIDISRPSETGHLYMIMDYVEGEHLDRYAERQGSELTLPSLISIGQQICEGLQYLHCHEPPIIHRDLKPANLLVDQHGEIRFIDFGIARRYKEDQAEDTVLIGSAGFAAPEQYGGRQSDCRTDLYSLGAVLLYLGTGGAHSVWSEEAASVIRRNGYERLLPVLQRLLQAEPQDRYPSAIETSRALSLIAGAREHEEAGRPKRCSVIAVMGASPGIGVTHTAIMIAHALSRYSKRVAVVEMEAGAAAFTQLAHAVTGRAKSRADHASVPQRFRIHAVDYVRHPSWAEWIELLAEGYEFVICDLGSTGRRELIEEFSRADLPILVVSGAEWREEEALSIGFRVGEAIRRRWVCFIPLGGRGAQRRLRKHLGTDRVYEIAEESDPFEPGQAMVGELMKVCYPEAAKSSRVEVTGFGFRRKRWKGSGN, from the coding sequence TTGCCATTGATCGAGGTGCTGGCTGCCGGCGAAATCATTGCGGGCAGATATAGAATTGAACGCATGATTGGAGCAGGCGGCATGAGCCGGGTCTATCTGGTATCCGATCTGAAGCTGCCTGGCAAAGTATGGGCGATGAAGGTAGTCGCTCCAGCGATGCATTTCAATATTTCTTTGGAAGAGGAGGCGGCGCTGCTAATTGCTTTGGATCATCCTAGATTACCAAGAATTATAGACATCTCTAGACCGTCCGAAACGGGTCACTTGTACATGATTATGGACTATGTAGAAGGAGAGCATCTAGACCGCTACGCGGAAAGGCAAGGAAGTGAATTGACCCTGCCTTCTTTAATATCCATCGGGCAGCAAATTTGCGAAGGTCTTCAATATTTGCACTGCCATGAGCCACCGATCATCCACCGGGATTTGAAGCCTGCCAATCTGCTGGTGGACCAGCATGGGGAAATCAGGTTTATCGATTTTGGAATTGCCCGGAGATACAAGGAGGATCAGGCGGAGGATACGGTGTTGATCGGTTCGGCAGGCTTTGCCGCCCCAGAGCAGTATGGGGGCAGGCAAAGCGATTGCCGGACGGATCTATATTCCTTAGGAGCGGTTCTCCTTTACCTCGGAACGGGGGGAGCGCACAGTGTTTGGTCCGAGGAGGCGGCAAGCGTAATTCGCAGGAATGGTTATGAGCGATTGCTTCCTGTTTTGCAGCGCTTGCTGCAGGCCGAACCCCAGGACAGATACCCATCGGCGATAGAGACTAGCCGGGCGCTATCGTTGATTGCGGGGGCTCGGGAACACGAGGAGGCTGGACGGCCCAAACGCTGCAGCGTGATTGCAGTAATGGGGGCGAGTCCAGGAATTGGGGTTACCCATACGGCAATCATGATCGCTCATGCGTTATCCCGTTACTCCAAGCGTGTGGCTGTCGTTGAGATGGAGGCGGGCGCAGCAGCGTTTACACAACTTGCCCATGCGGTTACAGGACGGGCGAAATCGAGGGCGGATCATGCTTCCGTACCGCAGCGGTTTCGAATTCATGCGGTCGACTATGTACGTCATCCCTCATGGGCTGAGTGGATCGAACTGCTTGCTGAAGGATATGAGTTCGTGATCTGCGATCTTGGTTCCACCGGGCGCAGGGAGTTGATTGAGGAGTTCTCGCGGGCTGATTTGCCGATCCTCGTCGTTTCCGGGGCTGAATGGCGGGAGGAGGAAGCGTTAAGCATCGGGTTTCGGGTTGGCGAAGCCATTCGGCGCAGATGGGTCTGCTTCATTCCCTTGGGCGGGAGGGGGGCACAACGCCGGCTTCGCAAGCATTTAGGCACCGATCGGGTGTATGAGATTGCTGAGGAGAGCGATCCATTTGAGCCTGGTCAGGCAATGGTGGGCGAATTGATGAAAGTATGTTATCCCGAGGCAGCGAAGAGTTCACGGGTGGAAGTGACGGGCTTTGGTTTTAGGAGAAAACGTTGGAAAGGAAGCGGTAACTAG
- a CDS encoding SAM-dependent methyltransferase, with translation MSLSGSGEATSPESQWICTANHGFAPYAQEELRRLFGAVKSTVLIPGEVLRVTLQEPAERVIAAISERPPVFLRHIFQIDWEWNGLGQDEFAEGMEKLAANALSDQRLRNAAKIAVQPRKTENSLWSGPAAELKDLIQSKLSGLNADFVVRDAEYILSVFVGKESLYAGVSRPADNISDWNGGAVRFQREEGQISRAKFKLLEAELVFGVDFTAFREALDIGAAPGGWTSFLLERGLSVTAVDPAKMHPSLLNAPNLTILRKNAGEVKLREHQFDLLVCDMSWSPKLTAKLVSDLLYTLAPGGTAIVTVKLLSKKPMALIQEVIGIFQESRLQVQRAKQLFHNRDEITLYMIKY, from the coding sequence ATTTCATTAAGCGGATCAGGTGAGGCGACAAGCCCGGAGAGCCAGTGGATCTGTACAGCCAATCACGGCTTTGCGCCGTATGCGCAAGAGGAGCTTCGCCGATTATTCGGTGCGGTGAAAAGTACCGTGCTGATACCAGGAGAAGTGCTTCGCGTAACGCTGCAGGAACCAGCAGAACGTGTGATTGCTGCGATTTCGGAGAGGCCGCCTGTTTTTCTGAGACATATATTCCAAATTGATTGGGAATGGAACGGACTCGGACAAGATGAGTTTGCGGAGGGAATGGAGAAGCTAGCGGCAAATGCGCTTTCCGACCAGCGGCTGAGAAATGCGGCAAAAATTGCCGTACAGCCTAGGAAAACTGAGAATTCGCTTTGGAGCGGTCCCGCAGCAGAGCTAAAAGATCTGATCCAAAGCAAATTAAGCGGCTTGAACGCAGACTTCGTCGTTCGCGATGCCGAATATATCCTCTCGGTGTTCGTAGGGAAAGAGTCCCTCTATGCCGGAGTATCGCGGCCGGCTGATAATATTTCAGACTGGAACGGCGGTGCTGTGCGCTTTCAGCGGGAGGAAGGGCAGATATCCCGGGCGAAATTCAAGCTGCTCGAGGCCGAGCTGGTCTTCGGCGTTGATTTTACGGCGTTTCGCGAGGCGCTGGATATCGGTGCCGCTCCCGGGGGCTGGACTTCTTTTCTGCTAGAGCGGGGGCTTAGTGTGACGGCGGTGGATCCAGCCAAAATGCACCCATCGCTGCTGAATGCTCCGAATTTAACCATACTTAGAAAAAATGCCGGCGAAGTGAAGCTTCGGGAGCATCAGTTCGATTTGCTGGTCTGCGATATGAGCTGGAGCCCAAAGCTGACGGCGAAGCTGGTTAGCGATTTGTTGTATACGTTGGCGCCCGGCGGAACGGCCATCGTTACGGTCAAGCTGTTGAGCAAGAAGCCGATGGCTCTTATTCAAGAGGTGATCGGTATATTTCAGGAGTCTCGTCTGCAGGTGCAAAGGGCGAAACAGCTGTTCCATAATCGGGACGAAATAACACTATATATGATTAAATATTAA
- a CDS encoding cyclic-phosphate processing receiver domain-containing protein: protein MHVYMDDLRRCPSGFTLVRTVDECIELLRISEVDILSLDYDMGPGEKTGAEVAAAIAREGLYPREIFLHTSSMAGKKSMYEILYQNKPECVILHNGPIPFERLDEIEGMARRSARN from the coding sequence ATTCATGTGTATATGGATGATTTGCGGCGTTGTCCCTCAGGGTTTACGTTGGTTAGGACCGTCGATGAGTGCATAGAGCTTCTGCGGATTTCCGAAGTCGACATCTTGTCGCTGGATTACGATATGGGGCCGGGCGAGAAGACGGGGGCCGAGGTGGCTGCAGCCATCGCGCGGGAAGGATTGTATCCAAGAGAGATTTTCTTGCATACATCAAGTATGGCCGGGAAAAAAAGCATGTACGAAATTTTATACCAGAACAAGCCGGAGTGCGTTATTTTGCATAATGGACCGATTCCATTTGAACGCCTGGATGAAATCGAGGGCATGGCTAGAAGAAGTGCCCGCAATTAG
- a CDS encoding deoxyribonuclease IV, whose amino-acid sequence MTAKKPIVGGHLSIRSGYAGAAQLAISSGAGAFQYFPKNPRSLSVKDFDRQDAERCRTLCEQHGIRSVAHTPYPSNLAVDLHAAPDQFARTVRSLRNDLEIAEACGSMGIIVHFGTFKTGNPLQGYQNIIQCINKVLSGWEGKAKLLIENQAGDHGDMGMTLEELVQIRKLCQSPERIGFCLDTCHAFASGMWVGEADNIFARKAAELDYWSGLTVIHLNDSKYPAHSRKDRHARVGSGYIGERGFRKLLQLDQVRGIPWIFESEKGEDGTYREDMERVRRWVKAWC is encoded by the coding sequence ATGACCGCTAAGAAGCCAATCGTCGGCGGGCATCTCAGCATCCGCAGCGGATATGCGGGAGCCGCACAACTCGCGATTTCGTCCGGTGCAGGCGCGTTTCAGTATTTTCCAAAAAATCCGAGAAGCTTGTCGGTGAAAGATTTTGACCGCCAGGATGCCGAGCGCTGCCGCACGCTTTGCGAACAGCACGGAATACGGTCTGTGGCCCATACTCCCTATCCGAGCAATTTGGCGGTCGATTTGCATGCAGCGCCTGATCAGTTTGCAAGAACCGTTCGTTCGCTGCGGAATGATCTTGAAATTGCAGAAGCATGCGGATCTATGGGAATAATTGTCCATTTTGGTACATTTAAGACTGGAAACCCCTTACAAGGTTATCAAAATATTATACAATGTATAAATAAGGTGCTGTCCGGCTGGGAAGGCAAAGCTAAGCTGCTTATTGAGAATCAGGCCGGTGACCATGGAGACATGGGCATGACCTTGGAGGAGCTGGTTCAGATCCGTAAGCTGTGCCAATCGCCCGAACGCATCGGCTTTTGCCTCGACACCTGCCATGCCTTCGCTTCGGGAATGTGGGTCGGGGAAGCTGACAATATCTTTGCCCGCAAAGCGGCCGAATTGGATTATTGGAGCGGATTAACCGTAATCCATCTCAATGATTCCAAATATCCAGCACATTCACGGAAAGACCGGCATGCCCGGGTTGGGTCGGGCTACATTGGCGAAAGAGGCTTCCGTAAGCTCCTGCAACTCGATCAGGTGCGGGGAATACCATGGATTTTCGAGAGTGAGAAAGGCGAAGATGGAACCTATAGAGAAGATATGGAACGGGTGAGGCGGTGGGTGAAAGCCTGGTGCTGA
- a CDS encoding Fpg/Nei family DNA glycosylase — translation MPELPEMDNYRIQLSKHILDLPITRIAIHREKSVNLEPEAFTNALLGRQVIFIERRGKHLLFHLDNGRRLLLHLMLGGLLYLGTLEDRPNRSTQVEISFEGGMVLYFIGLRLGYLHLHTAKEAEELLSDLGPELLDRKMNEEKFKAIFSKRRGSLKTALVNQEIVAGIGNCYADEIAYAAGLRPSAKLQNMSEDDLSALYQAVRDVLIHATEAGGYMELPLTKDDKLTGGFNDLCQVYDREGEKCYRCGDEIVKTEIAGKKVFYSPGCQHDR, via the coding sequence ATGCCGGAACTGCCGGAAATGGATAATTATCGAATTCAGCTATCCAAGCATATTTTGGATTTGCCTATAACAAGAATCGCAATTCACCGGGAGAAGTCGGTAAATCTGGAGCCTGAAGCTTTTACGAATGCTTTGCTGGGCAGACAAGTTATTTTTATTGAGCGGCGGGGCAAACATTTACTGTTTCATTTGGACAACGGCCGCCGGCTCTTGCTGCATTTGATGCTTGGCGGACTTTTGTACCTGGGCACTTTGGAGGACCGTCCGAACCGCAGCACGCAAGTCGAGATTTCGTTCGAAGGCGGCATGGTGCTGTATTTTATCGGCCTTAGACTAGGTTATTTGCATTTGCATACCGCAAAGGAAGCGGAGGAGCTGCTGTCGGATTTGGGCCCGGAGCTGCTCGACCGAAAAATGAACGAAGAGAAGTTCAAAGCGATTTTCAGCAAGCGACGGGGCAGCCTGAAGACCGCGCTCGTAAATCAGGAAATCGTTGCCGGAATCGGCAACTGCTATGCGGATGAGATCGCGTACGCGGCTGGATTGCGGCCATCCGCCAAGCTGCAAAATATGAGCGAGGACGATTTGTCTGCGCTATATCAAGCGGTTCGCGACGTTCTGATCCACGCTACCGAAGCAGGGGGCTATATGGAGCTTCCGTTGACAAAGGATGACAAGCTTACAGGCGGTTTCAATGACCTATGCCAGGTGTATGACCGGGAAGGGGAAAAATGCTACCGCTGCGGGGACGAAATCGTCAAGACCGAAATTGCCGGCAAAAAGGTTTTCTACAGCCCGGGCTGTCAGCATGACCGCTAA
- a CDS encoding TIGR01457 family HAD-type hydrolase, translated as MTNWKAYLIDLDGTMYHGNRMIPGADQLINAMRYNEIPYLFVTNNSSRTPADVAEHLRQLGIPAETEDVCTSAVAAAEYIAGLQPGARVAPIGEHGLIEALKRAGLTIDSEQPEYVVQGIDRSFTYEKLAQAARWITGGAKYVLTNPDLLLPGQDGLMPGAGTISAAIVAASGVQPVTIGKPSEILMKHAMDRLGVRPDEAAVIGDNMYTDISAGAHAGCGTILALTGVTTRGNLSELQAKTGVRPDQICDSLADVQSLVVSSLKSTR; from the coding sequence TTGACGAACTGGAAGGCATATCTGATTGACCTGGACGGCACGATGTATCATGGAAATCGCATGATTCCCGGGGCCGATCAACTAATTAATGCAATGAGATATAATGAAATCCCCTATTTATTCGTAACCAATAACTCCTCGCGTACGCCCGCTGACGTAGCCGAGCATTTACGCCAATTGGGCATACCCGCCGAGACGGAGGATGTATGTACGTCGGCTGTGGCTGCCGCAGAGTATATTGCAGGCCTGCAGCCCGGAGCTAGGGTAGCGCCGATTGGGGAGCATGGATTGATTGAGGCGTTGAAGCGGGCCGGGTTGACCATCGATTCGGAGCAGCCTGAATATGTGGTGCAGGGCATTGATCGCTCCTTTACCTATGAGAAGCTGGCTCAAGCCGCTAGGTGGATTACAGGCGGGGCGAAATATGTGCTGACGAACCCGGATTTGCTGCTGCCGGGTCAGGATGGCTTAATGCCGGGGGCAGGGACCATTTCCGCGGCGATCGTAGCGGCTTCTGGCGTACAACCGGTCACCATTGGGAAACCGTCGGAAATTTTGATGAAGCATGCCATGGACCGTTTGGGCGTACGTCCTGATGAGGCCGCGGTAATTGGCGATAATATGTATACGGACATCTCAGCCGGAGCCCATGCGGGGTGCGGCACCATACTGGCGTTGACCGGAGTGACGACCCGCGGCAATTTGTCTGAGCTTCAGGCAAAAACCGGAGTGAGGCCGGATCAAATTTGCGACAGCTTGGCCGATGTTCAGTCTCTGGTCGTCAGTTCGCTGAAATCAACAAGATAG